A region from the Candidatus Neomarinimicrobiota bacterium genome encodes:
- a CDS encoding MFS transporter: protein IGVVGLTIKGTLGPLANTPEQMEAIGQIASRWGIGSVVLLFVIGAVLFKFVDEEEGKREAAYIEEHSE from the coding sequence TATTGGTGTCGTTGGATTAACCATTAAAGGTACTTTGGGACCCCTGGCCAATACGCCTGAACAGATGGAAGCCATTGGCCAGATTGCCTCACGCTGGGGGATTGGCTCCGTAGTACTGCTTTTCGTAATAGGTGCGGTTCTCTTCAAGTTTGTTGATGAAGAAGAAGGTAAACGGGAAGCTGCTTATATTGAGGAGCACTCTGAGTAA
- a CDS encoding DUF971 domain-containing protein, whose amino-acid sequence MKISEIIQLPVGLAIRWDDGAEALIDFHKLRDACPCANCSGESDLFGNKTFGITKIKNEKTYQLKSFDWVGHYAIQFTWADGHDSGIYTLELLRKLGEETETS is encoded by the coding sequence ATGAAAATATCTGAAATTATACAATTACCAGTTGGCCTGGCCATTCGCTGGGATGATGGGGCAGAAGCACTCATCGATTTCCATAAATTGAGAGATGCCTGCCCCTGTGCCAATTGTTCAGGGGAGAGCGATCTGTTTGGCAACAAAACCTTTGGCATTACCAAGATCAAGAATGAAAAAACATATCAATTGAAATCATTCGATTGGGTGGGACACTATGCCATTCAATTTACCTGGGCGGATGGTCACGATTCAGGGATCTACACTTTGGAGTTATTGAGAAAACTCGGTGAGGAAACTGAAACCAGTTAA
- a CDS encoding YbjQ family protein, translating to MVVWVTTETVAGKEITESLGVAMGSTIRARNIGRDIMAGLRTIVGGEVPEYTEMMAHARNQAIERMQQKATDMGANAVVCVRFSTAMIMQGTAEVMAFGTAVKLK from the coding sequence ATGGTAGTCTGGGTTACAACTGAAACCGTGGCAGGGAAAGAGATCACGGAATCTCTGGGTGTGGCAATGGGCAGTACCATCAGAGCCCGAAACATCGGACGGGATATCATGGCCGGTTTAAGAACCATCGTTGGTGGCGAAGTACCGGAATATACAGAAATGATGGCTCACGCCCGCAATCAAGCCATTGAACGGATGCAGCAAAAAGCTACCGATATGGGAGCAAATGCCGTTGTATGCGTGCGTTTCTCCACGGCTATGATCATGCAGGGGACTGCCGAAGTCATGGCCTTCGGAACTGCGGTAAAGCTCAAGTAA